The following proteins are co-located in the Oceanimonas sp. GK1 genome:
- a CDS encoding ATP-dependent zinc protease, producing MNKAALSLLMPLLLSACAGQLSPSEPEPRPLSEPELSAALAEQETRLTTIMEQQNTRLSNNHHAFMTALQQEIRNLKKQVIATPPAATPAAVSEPAPDNTPDNETRDGKLIVGETESVWLDAVNDLFPARIDTGATTSSLSAQDITEFERDGTPWVSFNMAHEGVDEKLPVEAPLVRYVRIRQASAEETERRPVVELTMRLGRLSEKTEFTLTDRSQMTYPVLLGREFLKDIAVVDIARRNVQGKPKRPNPSSE from the coding sequence ATGAACAAAGCGGCCCTGTCATTGCTGATGCCCCTGTTATTGAGCGCCTGCGCCGGCCAGCTCTCCCCCAGCGAGCCCGAGCCCCGGCCCCTGTCCGAGCCCGAGCTGTCGGCGGCGCTGGCCGAGCAGGAAACCCGGCTGACCACCATCATGGAGCAGCAAAACACTCGGCTCAGCAACAATCATCACGCCTTTATGACTGCTCTGCAGCAGGAAATCCGCAACCTGAAAAAGCAGGTGATCGCCACCCCGCCCGCGGCCACCCCGGCCGCGGTCAGCGAGCCCGCCCCCGATAACACCCCCGACAACGAAACCCGGGACGGCAAGCTGATTGTGGGAGAAACCGAAAGTGTGTGGCTGGATGCGGTCAACGACCTGTTTCCCGCCCGCATCGACACCGGCGCCACCACCTCCTCGCTCAGCGCCCAGGACATCACCGAATTCGAGCGCGACGGCACCCCTTGGGTGAGCTTCAACATGGCCCACGAAGGGGTGGATGAAAAGCTGCCGGTGGAAGCCCCCCTGGTGCGTTATGTGCGTATTCGCCAGGCCTCGGCCGAGGAAACCGAACGCCGCCCCGTGGTGGAGCTGACCATGCGCCTTGGCCGGCTGTCGGAAAAAACTGAGTTTACCCTGACCGATCGCTCCCAGATGACCTACCCGGTGCTACTGGGCCGGGAGTTTCTCAAAGACATCGCCGTGGTGGATATTGCCCGCCGTAATGTGCAGGGCAAACCCAAGCGCCCCAACCCCTCCAGCGAGTAA
- a CDS encoding alpha-L-glutamate ligase-like protein, whose product MIKQLLAKYATPFELGRHGIMGMNRRNISYISRYNPRRLYPLVDNKLKTKQIALDAGVTVPELVGVIEYQHQVSRLWDMVKDWPGFCIKPAKGSGGKGITVIVDHDRQRFTKPSGKAETIEDLERHVSNILAGLYSLGGKPDVALIEALINFDDVFDGFSYEGVPDTRVIVFKGFPIMAMMRLSTQASDGKANLHQGAVGVGLDINTGRAIRAVQFNAPVRYHPDTGRDLFELKVPYWELLLNLSSSCYEMSGLGYIGTDMVLDKQKGPMLLELNARPGLAIQTANAAGLVPRLRKIEKLGRKITMTPDERVAFSRREFASEL is encoded by the coding sequence ATGATTAAGCAGCTGCTCGCCAAATACGCCACGCCCTTTGAGCTGGGCCGCCACGGTATTATGGGCATGAACCGCCGTAATATTTCCTATATCAGCCGCTACAACCCGCGGCGGCTGTATCCGCTGGTGGACAACAAGCTCAAGACCAAGCAGATTGCGCTGGATGCCGGTGTCACCGTGCCCGAGCTGGTGGGGGTGATCGAATACCAGCACCAGGTGTCCCGCCTGTGGGACATGGTCAAGGACTGGCCGGGCTTTTGCATCAAGCCCGCCAAGGGCTCGGGGGGCAAGGGCATTACGGTGATCGTGGATCACGACCGCCAGCGCTTTACCAAGCCCAGCGGCAAGGCCGAGACCATTGAGGATCTGGAGCGCCATGTGTCCAACATTCTGGCCGGGCTGTACTCCCTCGGCGGCAAGCCGGACGTGGCGCTGATCGAGGCCCTTATCAACTTCGACGATGTGTTTGACGGCTTTTCCTACGAAGGCGTCCCCGACACCCGGGTGATCGTGTTCAAGGGCTTTCCCATCATGGCCATGATGCGGCTGTCCACCCAGGCGTCGGACGGCAAGGCCAACCTGCACCAGGGCGCCGTGGGCGTGGGGCTCGACATCAACACCGGCCGGGCCATTCGGGCGGTGCAGTTCAATGCCCCGGTGCGCTACCACCCGGATACCGGGCGGGATCTGTTCGAACTGAAGGTGCCCTACTGGGAGCTGCTGCTGAACCTGTCCTCTTCCTGCTACGAGATGTCGGGACTGGGCTACATCGGCACCGACATGGTGCTCGACAAGCAAAAGGGCCCCATGCTGCTGGAGCTGAACGCCCGCCCGGGGCTGGCGATACAAACCGCCAACGCCGCCGGCCTGGTGCCGCGCCTGCGCAAGATTGAAAAACTGGGCCGCAAGATCACCATGACCCCCGACGAACGGGTGGCCTTCTCCCGCCGGGAGTTCGCCAGCGAGTTGTGA
- the aspS gene encoding aspartate--tRNA ligase: MRTHYCGQVDASLVGQSVTLSGWVHRRRDLGGLIFIDMRDREGIVQVFFDPDKAEAYDQASGLRAEFCVQITGVVRARPESQVNKDMATGEVEIFAHELTIINKAAPLPLDFNQNNSEEQRLKYRYLDLRRPEQARFLKTRAQVTSRVRRFMDEHGFLDIETPMLTKATPEGARDYLVPSRVHKGYFYALPQSPQLFKQLLMMSGFDRYYQIVKCFRDEDLRADRQPEFTQIDVETSFMTAEQVREVMEQLVRELWQDVAGVDLGAFPIMTHAEAMRRYGSDKPDLRIAMELTDVADLVKDVDFQVFAGPANDPKGRVAALRVPGGGALSRKQIDEYGKFVGIYGAKGLAWLKVNEAAKGLDGVQSPVAKFLNDAIVTELLRRTGAVDGDAIFFGADSAKVVADAMGALRLKLGKDLDLVEHSWKPLWVVDFPMFEEEDGRLYAMHHPFTAAKDLSAAELEASPLTAVANAYDMVINGYEVGGGSVRIHDNAMQQTVFRLLGINAEEQQEKFGFLLDALKYGTPPHAGLAFGLDRLVMLLTGTDNIRDVIAFPKTTTASCLLTDAPSLANPDALAELAIRTELPKAD, from the coding sequence ATGCGCACTCATTATTGCGGGCAGGTAGACGCCTCCCTGGTTGGCCAGAGCGTAACCCTCAGTGGCTGGGTTCATCGTCGTCGTGATCTGGGCGGTCTCATCTTTATCGACATGCGCGACCGGGAAGGCATCGTTCAGGTGTTTTTCGATCCCGACAAGGCCGAGGCCTACGACCAGGCATCCGGGCTGCGTGCCGAGTTCTGCGTGCAGATCACCGGTGTGGTGCGTGCGCGCCCCGAGTCCCAGGTGAACAAGGACATGGCCACCGGCGAGGTGGAAATCTTTGCCCACGAACTCACCATCATCAACAAGGCGGCGCCGCTGCCCCTGGACTTCAACCAGAACAACTCCGAAGAGCAGCGCCTCAAGTACCGCTATCTGGACCTGCGTCGTCCCGAGCAGGCCCGTTTCCTGAAAACCCGTGCCCAGGTCACCAGCCGGGTGCGCCGCTTTATGGATGAGCACGGTTTCCTCGACATCGAAACGCCCATGCTGACCAAGGCCACCCCGGAAGGGGCCCGCGACTACCTGGTGCCGAGCCGGGTGCACAAGGGCTATTTCTACGCGCTGCCCCAGTCGCCCCAGCTGTTCAAGCAGTTGCTGATGATGAGCGGCTTTGATCGCTACTACCAGATTGTGAAGTGCTTCCGCGACGAGGATCTGCGCGCCGACCGCCAGCCCGAATTCACCCAGATCGACGTGGAAACTTCCTTCATGACCGCCGAGCAGGTGCGCGAGGTAATGGAGCAGCTGGTACGGGAACTGTGGCAGGACGTGGCCGGCGTGGATCTGGGGGCCTTCCCGATCATGACTCATGCCGAGGCCATGCGCCGCTACGGCTCCGACAAGCCGGATCTGCGCATTGCCATGGAGCTGACCGACGTCGCCGATCTGGTGAAGGACGTGGACTTTCAGGTGTTCGCCGGCCCGGCCAATGACCCCAAAGGCCGCGTGGCCGCGCTGCGCGTGCCCGGCGGCGGCGCGCTTTCCCGCAAGCAGATTGATGAATACGGCAAGTTTGTGGGCATTTACGGTGCCAAGGGCCTGGCCTGGCTGAAGGTGAATGAGGCCGCCAAGGGGCTGGACGGTGTTCAGTCGCCGGTGGCCAAGTTCCTGAACGACGCCATTGTCACCGAGCTGCTGCGCCGCACCGGCGCCGTGGATGGCGACGCCATCTTCTTTGGTGCCGACAGCGCCAAGGTGGTGGCCGACGCCATGGGCGCCCTGCGCCTGAAGCTCGGCAAGGATCTGGATCTGGTCGAGCACAGCTGGAAACCGCTGTGGGTGGTGGACTTCCCCATGTTCGAGGAAGAAGACGGTCGGCTCTACGCCATGCACCATCCCTTTACCGCCGCGAAAGACCTGTCTGCCGCCGAGCTGGAAGCCAGCCCGCTGACCGCCGTGGCCAATGCCTACGACATGGTGATCAACGGCTACGAAGTGGGCGGTGGCTCGGTGCGTATTCACGACAACGCCATGCAGCAGACGGTATTCCGCCTGCTGGGCATCAATGCCGAGGAGCAGCAGGAGAAGTTCGGCTTCCTGCTCGACGCCCTCAAGTACGGCACTCCGCCCCATGCCGGCCTGGCCTTTGGCCTGGACCGCCTGGTGATGCTGCTGACCGGCACCGACAACATTCGGGACGTGATTGCCTTCCCGAAAACCACCACCGCCTCCTGCCTGCTGACCGATGCGCCCAGCCTGGCCAATCCGGATGCGCTGGCGGAGCTGGCCATTCGCACCGAGTTGCCCAAGGCGGACTGA
- a CDS encoding DUF72 domain-containing protein gives MPLYLGLSQWSHPGWPGHLLSRGLKSTEHLSDYARVFNTVEGNTSFYGVPDTQSLTRWEAMTGPDFRFTFKFPSTVSHQGRLGDNIAPALAFIGQLEPLHHKLGMLMLQLPAATGPEQLDGLQQLLDALPQDVELGVEVRHPAFFAKGEAERRLNRLLLERGANRIIMDSRPVFAVAPTTPALADAQQKKPKVPVHIISTGKAPVVRFIGNPDLPANTPFWQPWLPRLQSWLNEGKSVYLFVHTADNIQAPVLAATLAEALGAPLPVFPGQAPEAQGSLF, from the coding sequence ATGCCGTTATATCTGGGCCTGAGCCAGTGGTCCCATCCCGGCTGGCCGGGCCATTTGCTGAGCCGGGGGCTGAAAAGTACCGAGCATTTGTCCGACTATGCCCGTGTGTTCAACACCGTGGAAGGCAACACCAGCTTTTACGGCGTGCCCGACACCCAAAGCCTCACCCGCTGGGAGGCCATGACCGGCCCGGACTTTCGCTTCACCTTCAAGTTTCCGTCCACCGTCAGCCACCAGGGCCGCCTGGGCGACAATATCGCCCCGGCGCTGGCCTTTATCGGGCAGCTTGAGCCCCTGCACCACAAGCTGGGCATGCTGATGCTGCAACTGCCCGCCGCCACCGGGCCGGAGCAACTCGACGGCCTGCAGCAGCTGCTTGACGCCCTGCCGCAAGACGTTGAACTCGGCGTGGAAGTACGGCACCCGGCCTTTTTCGCCAAGGGCGAGGCGGAGCGCCGGCTCAACCGGTTGTTGCTGGAGCGGGGTGCCAACCGCATTATCATGGACTCCCGCCCGGTGTTTGCGGTCGCCCCCACCACACCGGCCCTGGCCGATGCTCAGCAAAAGAAACCGAAAGTGCCGGTGCATATCATCAGCACCGGCAAGGCGCCGGTGGTGCGCTTTATCGGCAATCCGGATTTGCCCGCCAACACGCCCTTCTGGCAGCCCTGGCTGCCGCGCCTGCAGAGCTGGCTGAATGAGGGCAAGTCGGTGTACCTGTTTGTGCATACCGCCGACAATATTCAAGCGCCCGTGCTGGCCGCCACCCTCGCCGAGGCACTGGGGGCGCCCCTGCCCGTCTTTCCAGGCCAGGCGCCCGAAGCCCAGGGCAGTCTTTTTTGA
- the cmoA gene encoding carboxy-S-adenosyl-L-methionine synthase CmoA has product MQEKDHIFAAPIARLGDFCFDHKVADVFPDMIKRSVPGYSNIISAIGMMTARFAQPHTQLYDLGCSLGAATQEMRRNLAQPGCRIVAVDNSAAMVERARNHLAAFRSEVEVELLEADICDLPIENASVVVLNFTLQFIDPAQRETLLKKIYDGLNPGGVLILSEKFVSADDTVNELLIDLHHDFKRANGYSELEISQKRTALENVLRPDSPEQHKTRLKGIGFAHVDLWFQCFNFGSMVAVK; this is encoded by the coding sequence ATGCAAGAAAAAGATCATATTTTCGCCGCGCCCATTGCCCGGCTCGGCGACTTCTGTTTCGACCATAAAGTCGCCGATGTCTTTCCGGACATGATCAAGCGATCCGTGCCCGGTTACTCCAATATCATCTCTGCCATCGGCATGATGACGGCTCGCTTCGCCCAGCCCCATACCCAACTCTATGATCTGGGCTGCTCGCTCGGTGCCGCCACCCAGGAAATGCGCCGTAATCTGGCCCAGCCCGGCTGCCGCATTGTAGCGGTCGACAATTCCGCCGCCATGGTGGAGCGGGCCCGCAATCATCTGGCGGCCTTTCGCTCCGAGGTGGAGGTCGAGCTGCTGGAAGCGGACATCTGTGACCTTCCTATTGAAAATGCGTCCGTGGTGGTGCTCAACTTCACCCTGCAATTTATCGATCCCGCGCAACGCGAGACCTTGCTCAAAAAAATATATGACGGCCTGAATCCGGGCGGCGTGCTGATTTTGAGCGAAAAGTTTGTCAGTGCTGACGACACCGTCAACGAACTGCTGATCGATCTGCACCACGACTTCAAGCGGGCCAATGGCTACAGCGAGCTGGAAATCAGCCAGAAGCGCACGGCACTGGAAAACGTGCTGCGCCCCGACTCGCCGGAGCAACACAAGACACGGCTCAAAGGCATCGGCTTTGCCCATGTCGACCTGTGGTTCCAGTGTTTTAATTTCGGCTCCATGGTGGCCGTCAAATGA
- the cmoB gene encoding tRNA 5-methoxyuridine(34)/uridine 5-oxyacetic acid(34) synthase CmoB yields MIDFSDFYQQIAKSRLSHWLHCLPAQLHDWQKQHQHGDLARWSRALRKLPAIHTGRIELTDQVAIGQPGEVSAGEQKKIESLLGQFHPWRKGPFDVHGIHIDTEWRSDWKWERLKPHISPLKYRYVLDVGCGSGYHLWRMMGEGAEMAVGIDPSQLFLCQFEAIKHFANGYQGIQVLPLGIEELPELRAFDTVFSMGVLYHRRSPIDHLLQLKAQLHDGGELVLETLVIDGDEHQVLVPGERYGKMRNVWFIPSSAALVGWLAKCGFEQIRVVDESVTTLDEQRRTDWMRNESLADFLDPNDPGKTIEGYPAPKRAIIIANKPVDPQHRPQESKG; encoded by the coding sequence ATGATCGACTTCAGCGACTTTTACCAGCAGATCGCCAAAAGCCGGCTCAGCCACTGGCTGCACTGCCTGCCCGCCCAGTTGCACGACTGGCAAAAGCAGCACCAGCACGGCGATCTGGCCCGCTGGAGCCGGGCCCTGCGCAAATTGCCGGCCATTCATACCGGCCGCATTGAGCTGACGGACCAGGTCGCCATCGGCCAGCCCGGCGAGGTGTCGGCGGGAGAGCAGAAAAAAATCGAAAGCCTGCTCGGCCAGTTTCATCCCTGGCGCAAGGGGCCGTTCGACGTGCATGGCATTCACATCGACACCGAATGGCGCTCCGACTGGAAATGGGAACGGCTCAAGCCCCATATCAGTCCGCTGAAATACCGCTATGTGCTGGACGTGGGCTGCGGCAGCGGCTATCACCTGTGGCGCATGATGGGCGAAGGGGCCGAAATGGCGGTGGGCATAGACCCCTCCCAGCTGTTTCTGTGCCAGTTCGAAGCCATCAAACATTTCGCCAATGGTTATCAGGGGATTCAGGTATTACCCTTAGGCATAGAAGAACTGCCGGAGCTGCGCGCCTTTGACACCGTGTTTTCCATGGGCGTGCTCTACCACAGGCGCTCGCCCATCGATCATCTGCTGCAGCTCAAGGCCCAGTTGCACGACGGCGGAGAGCTGGTACTGGAAACCCTGGTCATCGACGGTGACGAACATCAGGTGCTGGTGCCCGGCGAACGTTACGGCAAAATGCGCAACGTCTGGTTTATTCCAAGCTCGGCGGCCCTGGTGGGATGGCTCGCCAAGTGCGGCTTTGAACAGATTCGCGTGGTGGACGAAAGCGTCACCACCCTGGACGAACAACGGCGCACCGACTGGATGCGCAACGAATCGCTGGCGGACTTTCTCGATCCGAACGACCCCGGCAAGACCATTGAAGGATACCCGGCTCCCAAGCGCGCCATCATCATCGCCAACAAGCCGGTCGACCCGCAACACAGACCACAAGAGAGTAAAGGATGA
- a CDS encoding inactive transglutaminase family protein produces MYSRKPFYLIVAALFLVGLALMLHRHFVYEVPWLPGEKRQIWSVEAKVEFEANGRPVKASLAVPGSQPGFTLMNESAASPGYGLSFVQTEGGARAEWSIRSATGHQELYYKVDMMLDPFAKGPIGNTPPQITPVEVAEPYATAMDQVLSLARERSSDNITFTRELLRELGGGGQNAELLAQHKSAGPLLLDMLHRAGVQARLLKGLQLEDGRRRQPLVDVVQVFDGERYDIFNPATGAQGRQENLLLWEYHSAPVLDLVGGSNSRVTFTMLQQEQPVNVALAKKFDQPDWINVSLYNLPLEEQALFKGILLIPIGVLAVVFLRIIVGVKTSGTFMPVLIAMAFIQTSLLTGLVGFLLIVGTGLVLRSYLSHLNLLLVARISAVIIMVIGMIGFFSIVAYQLGLTEGMKITFFPMIILAWTIERMSILWEEEGPKEVVKQGGGSLVVAVMAFLAMNNELIRHLTFNFLGLQLMVMAAVLLLGNYTGYRLTELKRFKPLVDELKHD; encoded by the coding sequence ATGTACTCACGCAAACCCTTTTATCTGATCGTGGCAGCCCTGTTCCTGGTGGGGCTGGCACTTATGCTACACCGTCACTTTGTCTATGAAGTGCCCTGGCTGCCCGGTGAAAAACGCCAGATCTGGTCGGTGGAGGCCAAGGTGGAGTTCGAAGCCAATGGCCGGCCGGTAAAGGCCTCCCTGGCGGTGCCCGGCAGCCAGCCCGGCTTTACCCTGATGAACGAGTCTGCCGCTTCTCCCGGTTATGGCCTGTCGTTCGTGCAAACCGAAGGCGGCGCCCGCGCCGAGTGGTCCATTCGCTCCGCCACCGGCCATCAGGAGCTGTACTACAAGGTCGACATGATGCTCGACCCCTTTGCCAAGGGCCCCATCGGCAATACCCCGCCCCAGATCACCCCGGTGGAAGTGGCCGAGCCCTATGCCACCGCCATGGATCAGGTGCTGAGCCTGGCCCGGGAGCGCTCTTCCGACAACATTACCTTTACCCGGGAGCTGTTGCGGGAACTGGGCGGCGGCGGCCAGAACGCCGAGCTGCTGGCCCAGCACAAATCGGCCGGTCCCTTGTTGCTCGACATGCTGCACCGGGCCGGCGTGCAGGCCCGGCTGCTGAAGGGCCTGCAGCTGGAAGACGGCCGCCGGCGCCAGCCGCTGGTGGACGTGGTGCAGGTCTTTGACGGCGAGCGCTATGACATCTTCAACCCGGCCACCGGAGCCCAGGGCCGCCAGGAAAACCTGCTGCTGTGGGAGTACCACTCGGCGCCGGTGCTGGATCTGGTGGGTGGCAGCAACTCCCGCGTTACCTTCACCATGCTGCAGCAGGAGCAACCGGTGAACGTGGCCCTGGCCAAGAAGTTTGACCAGCCCGACTGGATCAACGTGTCGCTGTACAACCTGCCGCTGGAAGAGCAGGCCCTGTTCAAGGGCATTCTGCTGATCCCCATCGGCGTGCTGGCAGTGGTGTTCCTGCGCATTATCGTGGGGGTGAAAACCTCGGGTACCTTTATGCCGGTGCTGATCGCCATGGCCTTTATTCAGACCAGCCTGCTCACCGGCCTGGTGGGCTTTCTACTGATCGTGGGCACCGGCCTGGTGCTGCGCTCCTACCTCTCCCACCTCAACCTGCTATTGGTGGCGCGGATCTCGGCGGTGATCATCATGGTCATCGGCATGATCGGCTTTTTCAGCATCGTCGCCTATCAGCTGGGCCTGACCGAGGGCATGAAGATCACCTTCTTCCCCATGATCATTCTGGCCTGGACCATAGAGCGAATGTCCATTCTGTGGGAAGAGGAAGGCCCCAAAGAAGTCGTCAAGCAGGGCGGCGGCTCCCTGGTGGTGGCGGTGATGGCCTTCCTGGCCATGAACAACGAGCTGATTCGTCACCTCACCTTCAACTTCCTCGGTCTGCAGCTGATGGTCATGGCCGCGGTACTGCTGCTGGGCAACTACACCGGCTATCGCCTGACCGAGCTCAAGCGCTTCAAGCCCCTGGTGGACGAGCTGAAACATGATTAA
- a CDS encoding YebC/PmpR family DNA-binding transcriptional regulator produces MAGHSKWANIKHRKAAQDAKRGKIFTKLIRELTTAAREGGSDAASNPRLRAAIDKALSNNMTRDTVERAVKRGAGELDGQQLETIVYEGYGPGGTAVMVECMTDNRNRTVSEVRHAFSKSGGNLGTDGSVAYLFEKKGVITYAEADEETVMDAALDAGADDVVVNGDGSIDVYTQWDEFGTVKDALDESGLEAVNAEVTMIPSTKSELDEDTAPKLLRLLDMLEDLDDVQEVYHNGDISDELAEQL; encoded by the coding sequence ATGGCAGGTCACAGTAAATGGGCCAATATCAAGCACCGCAAGGCGGCTCAGGACGCCAAGCGCGGCAAGATCTTCACCAAATTAATCCGTGAACTGACCACGGCGGCCCGCGAGGGCGGCTCCGATGCGGCTTCCAACCCCCGGCTGCGTGCCGCCATTGACAAGGCGCTGTCCAACAACATGACCCGCGACACCGTCGAACGGGCGGTGAAGCGCGGCGCCGGCGAGCTCGACGGCCAGCAGCTGGAAACCATCGTTTACGAGGGCTACGGCCCGGGCGGCACCGCCGTGATGGTGGAATGCATGACCGACAACCGTAATCGCACCGTGTCGGAGGTACGCCATGCCTTTTCCAAGAGCGGCGGCAACCTGGGCACCGACGGTTCGGTGGCCTACCTGTTCGAGAAAAAGGGCGTGATCACTTACGCCGAGGCGGACGAGGAAACCGTGATGGACGCGGCGCTGGACGCCGGTGCCGACGACGTGGTGGTGAACGGCGACGGCTCCATCGACGTCTACACCCAGTGGGACGAGTTCGGCACGGTGAAGGATGCCCTTGATGAAAGCGGTCTCGAGGCCGTCAACGCCGAAGTCACCATGATCCCCTCCACCAAGTCGGAGCTGGATGAAGACACCGCGCCCAAGCTGCTGCGGCTGCTCGACATGCTCGAAGATCTGGACGACGTGCAGGAGGTGTACCACAACGGGGACATCTCCGACGAACTGGCCGAACAACTGTAA
- the rluB gene encoding 23S rRNA pseudouridine(2605) synthase RluB, protein MTEKLQKVLARAGKGSRREIEGLISQGRVSVDGKVAVLGDRVTGSEQIRVDGHLVETQAESDIVCRVLAYHKPEGEVSTRKDPEGRPTVFDRLPRLQGARWVAVGRLDVNTSGLLLFTTDGELANRLMHPRHEIDREYAVRVFGEVDEAMLQRLRKGVMLEDGEARFETLKYTGGESMNLWFHVTLKEGRNREVRRLWESQGVQVSRLMRVRYGKIEMPKNLPRGGWAELPLDQVNYLRKEVGLPPERESKVDVNAPDRFKQVARIRKAVRKHNTRVKGAGTGAAPKKPAPTGSRSQGPKPGQRQKRKTRM, encoded by the coding sequence ATGACTGAAAAACTGCAAAAAGTGCTGGCCCGGGCCGGCAAGGGATCGCGCCGGGAAATTGAAGGGCTGATCAGCCAGGGCCGGGTGAGCGTGGACGGCAAGGTGGCGGTGCTGGGGGACAGAGTCACCGGCAGCGAGCAGATCCGGGTGGACGGCCACCTGGTGGAAACCCAGGCCGAAAGCGACATCGTGTGCCGGGTGCTGGCCTACCACAAGCCGGAAGGCGAGGTGAGCACGCGCAAGGATCCGGAAGGCCGGCCCACGGTATTTGACCGCCTGCCCCGGCTGCAGGGCGCCCGCTGGGTGGCGGTGGGCCGGCTGGATGTGAACACCTCCGGCCTGCTGCTGTTTACCACCGACGGCGAGCTGGCCAACCGGCTGATGCACCCGCGCCATGAGATTGACCGGGAATACGCGGTGCGGGTGTTTGGCGAGGTGGACGAAGCCATGCTGCAGCGGCTGCGCAAGGGGGTGATGCTGGAAGACGGCGAGGCCCGTTTTGAAACCCTGAAATACACCGGCGGCGAGAGCATGAACCTCTGGTTCCACGTTACCCTGAAGGAAGGCCGCAACCGGGAGGTGCGCCGGTTGTGGGAATCCCAGGGCGTGCAGGTGAGCCGGCTGATGCGGGTACGCTACGGCAAGATTGAAATGCCCAAGAACCTGCCCCGGGGCGGCTGGGCCGAGCTGCCGCTGGATCAGGTGAACTACCTGCGCAAGGAAGTGGGCCTGCCGCCGGAGCGGGAAAGCAAGGTGGACGTGAACGCCCCCGACCGTTTCAAGCAGGTGGCCCGCATTCGCAAGGCGGTGCGCAAGCACAACACTCGGGTCAAGGGGGCCGGCACCGGTGCCGCGCCGAAAAAGCCGGCCCCCACCGGCTCCCGCAGCCAGGGCCCCAAGCCGGGCCAGCGGCAAAAGCGCAAAACCCGCATGTAA
- the ruvC gene encoding crossover junction endodeoxyribonuclease RuvC produces the protein MSIILGIDPGSRITGYGVVRQTGNKMEYLGSGCIRMSDEALAPRLKKIYDGVSEIILQFRPDLFAIEQVFMARNPDSALKLGQARGAAIVAAANAGLEVAEYSARQIKQAVVGQGGADKTQVQHMVVRLLSLPGTPQADAADALAVALCHGHTRQSLIGMAGQVRGTVRGRLR, from the coding sequence ATGTCCATTATTCTCGGTATCGATCCCGGCTCGCGCATCACCGGTTACGGGGTGGTACGCCAGACCGGCAATAAAATGGAGTACCTGGGCTCCGGCTGCATTCGCATGAGCGATGAGGCGCTGGCGCCCCGGCTCAAGAAAATCTACGACGGGGTCAGCGAGATCATTTTGCAGTTTCGCCCGGATCTGTTCGCCATCGAGCAGGTGTTTATGGCCCGCAACCCCGACTCGGCGCTGAAGCTGGGCCAGGCCCGGGGCGCGGCCATCGTCGCCGCCGCCAATGCCGGACTGGAGGTGGCGGAGTATTCCGCCCGTCAGATCAAGCAGGCGGTGGTGGGGCAGGGGGGCGCCGACAAAACCCAGGTACAGCACATGGTGGTCCGGCTGCTGAGCCTGCCGGGCACGCCCCAGGCGGATGCCGCCGACGCATTGGCGGTGGCCCTGTGCCACGGCCACACCCGCCAGAGCCTGATCGGCATGGCCGGCCAGGTGCGCGGCACCGTGCGCGGGCGTCTGCGCTGA
- the nudB gene encoding dihydroneopterin triphosphate diphosphatase, translated as MAHKHPESVLILIHTADRVLLLQRKDNPDFWQSVTGSLEAGEHRLQAAARELEEETGLVVGNGLQLVETGHRVRFEIYPHWRHRYRPGVTHNWEYEFRLCLPEPQSVRLTEHLDQCWLPFEEARARAGSWTNRDAIGRLINGE; from the coding sequence ATGGCCCACAAGCATCCGGAGTCGGTACTGATCCTCATTCATACTGCGGATCGGGTACTGCTGCTGCAGCGCAAGGACAACCCGGACTTCTGGCAGTCGGTGACCGGCAGCCTGGAAGCCGGCGAGCATCGCCTGCAGGCCGCCGCCCGCGAGCTGGAGGAAGAAACCGGCCTGGTGGTGGGCAACGGCCTGCAACTGGTGGAGACCGGGCACCGGGTGCGCTTTGAAATTTACCCCCACTGGCGGCACCGCTACCGCCCGGGGGTCACCCACAACTGGGAATACGAATTTCGTTTATGCCTGCCCGAGCCGCAATCCGTGCGGCTCACCGAGCACCTGGATCAGTGCTGGCTGCCCTTTGAGGAGGCTCGCGCCAGAGCCGGCTCCTGGACCAACCGGGACGCCATTGGCAGGCTGATAAACGGCGAGTAA